The following proteins are encoded in a genomic region of Enterocloster clostridioformis:
- a CDS encoding PRD domain-containing protein — protein sequence MEIIKIINNNVVSGLDESGRETIWIGTGIGFHYKTEGVFDESIIQKKFHLEDSEAVSKFAGIAAGIPYEYIQTAEEIISIAHKKLRHRLDRSIHIGLTEHLCCAVERKNQGIELPNALLWEIKNYYPEEYAVGIEALSIIVEKLNIVLSEDEAGFIAIHIVNAEMGNFNSRGYDIVVMTKDIINIIQYHFQKDLDHRSFAFEELMVYIKHMLRRIITNQMHHGEDEEICALICTKFLAAYDCSAKIAKFILQQMKVQPNMEEIAYMTLNINRAMRDK from the coding sequence ATGGAGATAATAAAGATCATTAATAACAATGTGGTCAGTGGATTGGATGAGAGCGGGCGGGAAACCATCTGGATCGGAACCGGAATCGGTTTTCACTACAAAACCGAAGGCGTGTTTGATGAAAGCATAATCCAGAAGAAGTTTCACCTGGAGGACTCAGAAGCAGTATCCAAATTTGCCGGAATTGCGGCTGGGATTCCCTATGAGTACATTCAGACGGCAGAGGAGATTATCAGCATTGCCCACAAAAAGCTGCGTCACAGGCTGGATCGCAGCATTCACATCGGACTGACAGAGCACCTTTGCTGTGCTGTGGAGCGGAAAAATCAGGGCATTGAATTGCCCAATGCGCTTCTGTGGGAAATCAAGAATTACTATCCGGAAGAATACGCTGTGGGAATCGAAGCCCTCAGTATTATTGTGGAAAAGCTGAACATAGTCCTCTCGGAAGACGAAGCAGGATTTATCGCCATCCACATCGTCAATGCGGAGATGGGGAATTTCAATTCAAGGGGCTACGACATTGTTGTCATGACAAAAGATATCATCAATATCATCCAGTATCATTTCCAAAAAGATCTGGACCACAGGTCATTTGCGTTTGAGGAACTGATGGTCTATATCAAACATATGCTGCGAAGAATCATCACCAATCAGATGCATCATGGTGAGGATGAGGAGATCTGCGCGCTGATTTGTACAAAATTTCTGGCGGCATATGATTGCAGCGCTAAAATTGCAAAATTCATCTTACAGCAGATGAAGGTACAGCCCAACATGGAGGAAATTGCTTACATGACTTTGAATATCAACAGAGCCATGCGAGACAAATGA
- a CDS encoding beta-glucoside-specific PTS transporter subunit IIABC produces MASKYDALARIIIQNVGGKENIVSLTHCITRLRFQLRDESKANTEVLKSTDGIVTVMRSGGQYQVVIGNHVPQVYEVVCEKAHISGAQSEEAEGDKNMAWGAWMLDLLSGTFQPILGFLAAAGIVKGLLAVLVFVAGASVKDSGFYQMMYAIGDGFYYFLPMIIAASCAKKFKCNPYLGMSIAAALLYPAMVGLETTGTLFEGTLMALDYKTTFLGIPVVYPKSGYASSVVPILVATGVGAKLEKYFKKIVPDTLKLFFVPFLTVIIIVPLTFILIGPVAGILTNLLNAFFQAIFAIPVLGGVVTGILIGALWQILVIFGLHWAVIPIGIANISTYGSDLFMTPYFAASFAQSMVVAAIYIKTKDKNMKTMALPALVSGLFGVTEPCIYGITLPKKKPFIISCIAAAVGGGILGGAKVLRYQSGALGFFGFMSFVKDGEPMSNVIWAVIAVAVAMVLAFVMTIATYTDDEPKAKKTTLAKKASVDEDAPKSVFAPVKGEVIPLDQVDDQAFASGVMGKGMAIIPTEGKVCSPCDGVVSAIFPTGHAVGVTSNDGVEVLIHIGMDTVKMEGRGFDKKVKEGDKVTRGQILVEFDMDAVQKAGYSLVTPVIITNTNQFADIVTSASGTVDVADELLVVM; encoded by the coding sequence ATGGCAAGTAAGTATGACGCACTGGCCCGCATAATCATTCAGAACGTGGGTGGAAAGGAAAATATTGTAAGTCTGACGCACTGTATTACCAGGCTGCGTTTCCAGCTGAGGGACGAGTCAAAGGCCAACACGGAGGTGTTAAAATCAACCGACGGGATCGTTACGGTCATGCGGTCAGGAGGACAGTATCAGGTGGTGATCGGCAATCATGTGCCGCAGGTATATGAGGTGGTTTGCGAAAAAGCACATATATCCGGCGCGCAATCCGAAGAAGCAGAAGGCGACAAAAATATGGCCTGGGGGGCCTGGATGCTGGATCTGCTGTCCGGAACCTTCCAGCCGATCTTGGGATTTTTGGCAGCGGCCGGTATTGTAAAAGGTCTTTTGGCCGTGCTGGTGTTCGTTGCCGGAGCATCGGTGAAGGACAGCGGATTTTACCAGATGATGTATGCCATTGGAGATGGATTTTACTACTTCCTTCCCATGATCATTGCGGCATCCTGCGCAAAGAAGTTTAAATGTAACCCATATCTGGGCATGAGCATCGCGGCTGCCCTTTTGTATCCGGCCATGGTTGGCCTGGAGACCACCGGCACCCTGTTTGAGGGCACCCTGATGGCTCTGGATTATAAGACCACCTTTCTGGGAATCCCGGTGGTATATCCCAAGTCAGGATACGCCTCATCCGTAGTTCCAATCCTGGTGGCCACCGGAGTGGGAGCGAAGCTTGAAAAATACTTTAAGAAGATTGTTCCGGATACCTTAAAACTGTTCTTTGTACCGTTTTTGACGGTGATTATCATTGTTCCGCTGACTTTTATTTTGATTGGTCCGGTGGCCGGCATCCTTACCAACCTGCTGAACGCGTTTTTCCAGGCGATCTTTGCGATTCCGGTGCTGGGCGGCGTGGTAACCGGTATCCTGATTGGCGCGCTGTGGCAGATCTTGGTTATCTTCGGTCTGCACTGGGCGGTTATCCCGATCGGAATTGCCAATATCAGTACATATGGAAGCGATTTATTCATGACTCCTTACTTTGCGGCTTCGTTCGCGCAGTCTATGGTAGTTGCGGCTATTTATATTAAGACTAAAGATAAGAATATGAAGACAATGGCGCTCCCAGCCCTGGTTTCCGGTCTGTTCGGTGTTACGGAACCCTGTATTTACGGTATTACACTTCCTAAGAAAAAACCGTTCATTATCTCCTGTATCGCGGCAGCAGTGGGCGGCGGTATCCTGGGCGGAGCCAAGGTTTTACGATATCAGTCCGGCGCGTTGGGCTTCTTCGGATTCATGTCATTTGTCAAAGACGGCGAGCCTATGTCCAATGTAATCTGGGCTGTGATCGCAGTGGCGGTGGCGATGGTTTTAGCCTTTGTAATGACAATAGCTACCTATACAGATGATGAGCCGAAGGCAAAAAAAACCACTCTGGCAAAAAAGGCTTCGGTGGATGAGGACGCTCCCAAATCCGTGTTTGCTCCGGTAAAAGGCGAAGTAATCCCGCTAGATCAGGTAGACGACCAGGCATTCGCCAGCGGAGTGATGGGAAAAGGCATGGCAATCATTCCCACAGAGGGCAAGGTATGCAGCCCATGCGATGGAGTGGTTTCCGCAATCTTCCCCACCGGACATGCGGTAGGAGTAACCAGCAATGACGGCGTGGAGGTTCTGATTCATATCGGTATGGATACGGTGAAGATGGAAGGCCGGGGCTTTGATAAGAAGGTGAAAGAAGGAGACAAGGTAACGAGAGGACAGATCCTGGTGGAATTTGATATGGACGCTGTCCAGAAAGCAGGATATTCCCTGGTTACTCCTGTCATCATCACCAACACCAATCAGTTTGCGGACATTGTAACCAGCGCTTCTGGAACGGTGGATGTGGCGGATGAACTGCTTGTAGTTATGTAA
- a CDS encoding 6-phospho-beta-glucosidase produces MSKMPEGFLWGGATAANQCEGGFDLDGRGIANVDVLPAGADRRAVMSGRMKMLACDSDHYYPSHEAIDMYHHYEEDIRLFAEMGFKCYRFSIAWSRIFPMGDEEQPNEKGLDFYEKLIDTCLKYNIEPLVTICHFDVPMHLVTEYGSWRNRRLVDFYLNFCRALFTRLKGKVKYWLTFNEINMLLHLPFMGAGLVFDPGENETQVKYQAAHHELLASALATRMAHEMMPGCMVGCMLAAGSFYPYSCAPEDVWAAMGRDRDNYFFIDVQSRGEYPPFARKRMEKAGVELVMGPEDLSVLKENTVDFISFSYYASRLTSANPELSKQTAGNVMASMRNPYLKMSEWGWQIDPLGLRITMNSLYDRYQKPLFIVENGLGAVDTPDENGAIHDDYRIDYLRAHIQAMKDAVNEDGVELLGYTVWGCIDLVSASTGEMKKRYGFIYADKDNEGKGTLKRSKKDSFDWYKKVIETNGESL; encoded by the coding sequence ATGAGCAAAATGCCAGAAGGATTTTTGTGGGGAGGCGCTACGGCGGCAAACCAGTGTGAAGGCGGATTCGACCTGGACGGAAGAGGAATTGCTAACGTGGATGTGCTTCCGGCAGGGGCAGACAGGCGTGCGGTCATGAGCGGCAGGATGAAGATGCTGGCCTGTGACAGCGACCATTACTATCCCTCCCATGAAGCCATTGATATGTACCATCACTATGAAGAAGATATCCGTCTGTTTGCGGAGATGGGATTCAAATGCTATCGTTTTTCCATTGCCTGGTCCAGGATATTCCCCATGGGGGACGAGGAACAGCCTAATGAAAAGGGACTGGATTTCTATGAGAAGCTGATTGACACCTGCCTTAAGTACAACATTGAACCGCTGGTCACTATCTGTCACTTTGATGTGCCCATGCACCTGGTAACGGAGTACGGTTCCTGGAGAAACCGGAGGCTGGTGGATTTCTACCTGAATTTCTGCCGCGCCCTGTTTACCAGATTGAAAGGGAAGGTAAAATACTGGCTGACCTTCAATGAGATCAACATGCTGCTTCACCTACCCTTTATGGGCGCAGGTCTTGTGTTTGATCCGGGAGAGAACGAGACCCAGGTGAAGTACCAGGCGGCTCATCATGAACTGCTGGCAAGCGCCCTGGCAACCAGGATGGCTCACGAGATGATGCCGGGCTGCATGGTAGGCTGTATGCTGGCGGCAGGAAGCTTTTATCCCTACAGCTGCGCCCCGGAGGATGTGTGGGCGGCCATGGGACGGGATCGGGACAACTACTTCTTTATCGATGTACAGTCCCGCGGCGAATACCCGCCCTTTGCGAGAAAACGCATGGAAAAAGCGGGAGTGGAGCTTGTTATGGGGCCGGAAGACCTTTCTGTTCTCAAGGAAAACACAGTGGACTTTATCTCATTTTCCTACTACGCATCCCGTCTGACCAGCGCCAATCCGGAGCTGAGTAAGCAGACCGCGGGCAACGTGATGGCCTCCATGCGCAATCCGTACCTGAAAATGAGCGAGTGGGGATGGCAGATTGATCCGCTGGGCCTTCGCATCACCATGAACAGCCTGTACGACCGCTACCAGAAGCCGCTGTTCATCGTAGAGAACGGCCTGGGCGCGGTGGACACGCCGGACGAGAACGGAGCGATCCATGACGATTACCGCATTGACTATTTAAGGGCGCATATTCAGGCCATGAAGGATGCGGTCAATGAGGATGGAGTGGAGCTTTTGGGCTATACGGTTTGGGGTTGTATTGATCTGGTAAGCGCCAGCACCGGCGAGATGAAGAAGCGCTACGGATTCATCTATGCGGACAAGGACAACGAAGGAAAGGGTACGCTGAAGCGCAGTAAGAAAGATTCCTTTGACTGGTATAAGAAAGTGATTGAGACGAACGGGGAAAGTCTGTAG